The Polaribacter sp. HaHaR_3_91 genomic sequence AGGATCTTTAACAACCAATGTAGAATTAGGTTTAAGTGCAGGTTTTTTAAATAATAGAATAGGGTTAGATTTTGCGTATTATAATGCTATTGACGAAAATTCAATTATAGATTTACCAATTTCTTTGGGTTCTGGTTTTTCATCAAGAAAAGAAAATGCACACCAATTTACAACCAATGGTTTTGAAGTTTCTGTAAGAGCAACTCCAATTAAAAATACAGATTTTAGATGGGATGTTTTAGCAAACTGGTCTAAAAAGGTACAGCGTTTAACAAGGTTAGATGAAGGAGCAGAACAATACAATAGTTTACGTTTAAATGATAGAACTGATGCATATTATGCAACCGTTTGGGAAAAATCTGCAGAAGGAGAATTAATTTTAGATTCTAATACAGGGATGCCAACTAAAAATCCATATGAACAAAATATAGGAAATAAAAACCCTGACTTTAGATTTGGTTTAGAAAACACTTTTAAATACAAATGCTTTTCATTAAAAGTTGGTGTTGATGGTGTTTGGGGAGGTTTAATGAGATCTTTAACTGTAGAAAAAATGTGGTGGGGTGGTAAACATCCAAACTCAACAGAATATAGAGATTCAGAATATGCAAACGGAATTGGAACAGTATATGTGCCAACAGGTGTAAATGTAACTGGTGGTTCTGTGCAAAGAGATTTAAACGGAAATGTAACATCAGATACAAGAACGTATGCAACACATATTTCTCCAGTAAGCTGGCAATCTTGGTCTCAAAACTATCCATATAGAGCGCAAGTTACAGAAGAAGAAAGCGAAACTTTTGCCAATGTATTCGACAGATCTTACCTTAAATTAAGAACCGTTGCTTTAAGTTACGATTTAACAAATGTGTTAAAAGTAAAAGGAATTAAACAAATTAATGCAAGTATAAATGGTTACAACTTATTCATCTTAAAAAAGGCAGATATCATTGATCCAGATTACGGAAATGATGATAATTTACAAGATCCTTCTACAAGATATTTAGGTTTAGGTTTAACTTTTAAATTTTAATAAAAATGAAAAATTTTAAGATAATATTATTTTTAATGATGACTGTTGTAGTCTCTTCTTGTGAAGATTTAGACATCAATGACAATCCAAATAAAGTAAGTGTAACACATCCAGATTTATTACTAACTAACATTGTAACATCTGCTTTTCAGGTAAAAGGAACAGGGGCAATGTATGCTTCAAGAATGATTGTACAAACGGATGGCGAGAGTACTTCGCAATTTTATAAATGGGACAGAGCTAGTTTTGATGGATACAATAGCTTAAGACAGGTTACCAAAATGATGGAAGAAGCAGATAGAATAGAAGATGATTCTTACAAAGGAATCGGTTACTTTTTTAAAGCTTATTATTTTTATGATTTGGCGTTAACTTTTGGAGATGTTCCTTATGCAGACGCTTTAAAAGGAGAAACGGAAGATTTATATCAACCAAAATACAGTACACAAGAAGAGGTTTTTACAGGGGTTTTAGCTGAGTTAGAAATGGCAAACACTTTGTTAGATGGAACAAGTATTATTACTGGAGATCCTATTTTTAATGGAGATGTTAGCAAATGGAAAAAGTTAGTAAACTCTTTTCGTTTAAAAGTTTTGTTGACACTTTCTAAAAAGGAAGGAAGTTCTTCTATAAATATTAAAAATGAATTTGCTTCTATTTACAACTCAGAATCTATAATAGCAACTCCAGAAGAAAGTGCACGTTTAGAATTTGTAGATGTGGTAGATTCTAGATATACAGAATTCAATTCTAGTGGGTATGGTTCTGGTTTATACATGGCATCTACTTTTATAGATATGTTGGTAGAAAGAGATGATAAACGA encodes the following:
- a CDS encoding SusD/RagB family nutrient-binding outer membrane lipoprotein produces the protein MKNFKIILFLMMTVVVSSCEDLDINDNPNKVSVTHPDLLLTNIVTSAFQVKGTGAMYASRMIVQTDGESTSQFYKWDRASFDGYNSLRQVTKMMEEADRIEDDSYKGIGYFFKAYYFYDLALTFGDVPYADALKGETEDLYQPKYSTQEEVFTGVLAELEMANTLLDGTSIITGDPIFNGDVSKWKKLVNSFRLKVLLTLSKKEGSSSINIKNEFASIYNSESIIATPEESARLEFVDVVDSRYTEFNSSGYGSGLYMASTFIDMLVERDDKRLFAIAGQTKNAKEAGLSIDDFTAYAGGNPIAAYNDVNLVAAAGDISKVNDRYTADATTEAHNLLSFSEVQFILAEAAVKGWISSTSAQIYYENGIKANFQFYNTYAKGYEAYYTQAEAVNYIEGTKVNFLNATKDEEKLELILTQKYLTSFLQGGWNMYFDHLRTGYPEFPYLGSDTPPTRWIYPLDEYNNNATNVTEAIDRQFGGSNDGIRELTWWLK